In Halobacillus amylolyticus, the following proteins share a genomic window:
- a CDS encoding recombinase family protein: protein MESRRMGYLRVSSKDQNEERQMAAMKEHGINERDIFIDKVSGKDFKRENYQLLKRVLRPGDILYIHALDRFGRNKNEIVEEWNDITKNIQADIVVLDMPLLDTTQYKDSMGTFIADLVLQILSWMAQEERDRIRKRQREGIDAALKQGKALGRPKANITEVFRETYVEWKEGKITATRAMQKAQVKKTTFYKLVKQMEENPT, encoded by the coding sequence ATGGAAAGTAGACGAATGGGGTACTTAAGGGTAAGTAGCAAAGACCAAAATGAAGAACGACAAATGGCGGCTATGAAAGAACATGGAATTAACGAACGGGATATTTTCATCGATAAAGTTAGTGGCAAAGATTTTAAACGCGAAAACTATCAACTCCTCAAACGTGTTCTTCGTCCAGGTGATATTTTATACATTCATGCGCTTGACCGTTTCGGAAGAAACAAAAACGAAATTGTCGAAGAGTGGAATGATATCACAAAAAATATTCAGGCAGATATAGTTGTCTTGGACATGCCCTTGTTAGACACCACCCAATACAAAGACAGCATGGGGACCTTTATTGCTGACCTCGTCTTACAAATTCTATCTTGGATGGCGCAAGAAGAAAGAGATCGCATTCGAAAACGGCAACGGGAAGGTATTGATGCCGCATTAAAACAAGGGAAAGCCCTTGGAAGACCGAAAGCTAATATAACAGAAGTCTTCCGAGAAACCTATGTGGAATGGAAAGAAGGAAAAATCACGGCCACTCGGGCTATGCAGAAAGCCCAGGTTAAGAAAACGACCTTTTATAAGCTTGTGAAACAGATGGAGGAGAATCCGACATAA
- a CDS encoding ornithine cyclodeaminase family protein yields the protein MTPAYTVKTHAKFPDDSKAIKGIIQLHDIETGELLAIMDSSYLTAVRTGLAGALGTHTLSRKEAKNVAIVGSGVQGRTQLKSLSYFRSISRVYVFDTNSQNSIKFVDEMSKELKTSFIICERLEEALMDADIIITATWSKVPFIYPEMIKEGTHITTLGADQPGKFEVSPNVLGQSVIVCDDVELGHRMGVLQDKKLKESIFNVYELGEVLGSQRCGRADSNQTTIFGCVGLAFQDLIIAWEVFQKAVKNDVGSFFEFHK from the coding sequence TTGACCCCAGCTTACACTGTTAAAACTCATGCTAAGTTTCCAGACGATTCTAAGGCCATAAAAGGAATTATCCAACTACATGATATAGAAACAGGAGAATTGTTAGCTATTATGGATTCTTCTTATTTGACAGCAGTTCGAACAGGTTTAGCTGGCGCTCTTGGCACTCATACTTTATCAAGAAAAGAAGCGAAGAACGTTGCAATTGTAGGTAGTGGAGTACAAGGAAGAACACAATTGAAATCCTTATCTTACTTTCGTTCAATATCAAGAGTCTACGTATTTGATACAAACAGTCAGAATTCAATCAAATTTGTTGATGAAATGAGTAAGGAATTGAAAACCTCTTTTATTATATGTGAAAGATTAGAAGAGGCTTTGATGGATGCTGATATAATTATTACGGCTACCTGGTCAAAAGTTCCCTTTATTTATCCGGAGATGATAAAAGAAGGCACACACATTACTACTCTCGGTGCTGACCAACCAGGAAAGTTTGAAGTCAGTCCAAATGTTTTAGGACAATCAGTCATTGTTTGTGATGATGTTGAACTAGGCCACAGAATGGGGGTACTTCAAGATAAGAAACTTAAGGAGTCGATTTTTAATGTCTATGAATTAGGAGAGGTACTAGGTAGTCAAAGATGTGGAAGGGCTGATTCCAACCAAACGACGATATTTGGTTGTGTAGGTCTGGCCTTTCAAGATCTTATCATTGCTTGGGAAGTTTTCCAAAAAGCAGTTAAGAATGATGTCGGGTCTTTTTTTGAATTTCACAAATAA
- a CDS encoding DUF4367 domain-containing protein, giving the protein MRVLLLSIIAAFFILSGCTNGNASGQISYDGENLRTQLEEKSYQPMLPTEFPFEVEDASFSPTPTMDEEKVFNFNFIGENNSVELMTFNGESINLDMETEEVKVGAIDGDYAESEVNDKKTKVKRLVWKDEGVVYNLSTASTSKEAEISKEELIQIAESFK; this is encoded by the coding sequence ATGAGAGTGTTATTGTTGTCCATTATAGCAGCTTTTTTTATTTTAAGCGGGTGTACAAATGGTAATGCCAGCGGACAAATATCCTACGATGGTGAAAATCTTCGTACACAATTGGAGGAAAAGTCTTATCAGCCCATGCTCCCAACAGAATTTCCTTTTGAAGTTGAAGATGCCTCTTTTTCACCTACTCCAACTATGGACGAGGAGAAAGTATTTAACTTTAACTTTATTGGTGAAAATAATTCTGTAGAGTTGATGACTTTTAACGGGGAGTCCATTAATCTGGACATGGAGACGGAAGAAGTGAAAGTAGGTGCCATTGATGGTGACTATGCTGAAAGTGAAGTGAATGATAAAAAAACAAAAGTTAAGCGGTTAGTTTGGAAGGATGAAGGTGTAGTTTACAATTTATCTACGGCTAGTACAAGTAAAGAAGCGGAAATTTCCAAAGAAGAACTAATTCAAATTGCGGAATCTTTTAAATGA
- a CDS encoding AAA family ATPase, with protein sequence MSDQSTFLETKEYRRFVEFCEACRKYQYIGVCYGEAGVGKTMAAKHLTRWDLLSPWLDLPRIEDDQQVPLEVLDEHTLYYTAPVVKPAQIGRDLSVLNLRLAMLHEKAHYQKDGIQRRIPDFYGSTELVLVDEADRLKLVGLELIRDMYDQHPMGVVLIGMPGFERQLMRYPQLYSRIGFAHEYRTLKRDEMTFILKNKWKELSLNINLEDFTDYEAFTAVVRMTGGNFRLIQRLFTQVERVMAINQVETISKEVVDAARESLVIGHK encoded by the coding sequence ATGAGTGATCAGTCAACCTTTTTAGAAACGAAGGAATATCGCCGTTTTGTGGAATTTTGTGAAGCTTGCCGGAAGTACCAATATATTGGTGTATGTTATGGGGAGGCTGGTGTCGGCAAGACAATGGCTGCAAAGCACCTCACCCGGTGGGACCTATTATCGCCATGGCTTGATCTTCCAAGAATAGAAGATGATCAACAAGTCCCATTAGAAGTCCTCGATGAACATACTCTGTATTATACAGCTCCTGTTGTTAAACCGGCTCAGATTGGAAGGGATTTATCTGTCTTGAATCTTCGCTTAGCCATGCTGCATGAAAAAGCGCATTATCAAAAAGATGGCATACAGAGACGAATCCCAGATTTTTATGGCAGTACCGAACTTGTACTCGTTGACGAAGCTGATCGTCTTAAATTAGTAGGGTTGGAATTAATCCGAGACATGTACGATCAACATCCAATGGGGGTCGTACTTATTGGTATGCCTGGTTTTGAGCGCCAACTAATGCGCTATCCGCAGTTATATTCCCGTATTGGCTTTGCGCATGAATATAGAACGTTAAAAAGAGATGAAATGACCTTCATATTAAAAAATAAATGGAAGGAACTCAGTCTGAACATTAACCTTGAAGATTTTACGGATTACGAGGCCTTTACGGCTGTCGTTCGTATGACTGGTGGGAATTTTCGGCTTATTCAGCGCCTCTTCACGCAAGTTGAACGAGTCATGGCCATCAATCAGGTCGAGACTATATCGAAAGAAGTGGTTGATGCGGCCAGGGAAAGTCTTGTAATTGGTCATAAATAG
- a CDS encoding DinB family protein, producing the protein MNAIGFVYAANMTNRLAIEIPENQWDKQLITELGTLRKLFIHLIRVRDTYTEGLRKGTVSFPGVLPSKDIDIKDQLERSTNELAGEFSNTNREVIRMGGENLTILEFLNTTVQHEGVHQGQYFVALKQAGLTLPNQWINEWSM; encoded by the coding sequence ATGAATGCAATTGGCTTTGTATATGCAGCTAATATGACGAACAGATTAGCAATAGAAATTCCTGAAAATCAATGGGATAAACAGTTAATAACGGAATTAGGTACATTAAGAAAGTTATTTATTCATTTAATTCGAGTACGTGATACATATACAGAGGGATTAAGAAAGGGTACTGTATCGTTCCCTGGAGTTCTTCCTTCGAAAGATATAGACATTAAAGATCAGTTAGAAAGAAGTACAAATGAATTAGCAGGAGAGTTTTCGAACACTAATCGGGAAGTAATTCGAATGGGAGGCGAAAATTTAACTATCTTAGAGTTTTTAAATACTACAGTTCAACATGAAGGGGTACATCAAGGTCAATATTTTGTTGCTCTCAAACAAGCAGGATTGACTTTGCCGAACCAATGGATAAATGAGTGGTCAATGTAG